From Vibrio aerogenes, a single genomic window includes:
- a CDS encoding 3'-5' exonuclease — protein sequence MLSKIMSPPAIDWQSKFRRRLELVQNEALKRYYAAGIPEPDTPVEDVTFLAMDFETTGLDPQDNDIITIGTVPFNLNRIWIGQAKQWIVNPRKQLEEESVVIHGITHSDILHAPDLSLVYQEVLAQMAGKIMVVHYQKIEREFFDRALQLRIAEGIEFPLIDTMRVETQIQQKRNGGILKRLRGYKPESVRLGLSRSRYGLPLYTPHHALTDAVATAELFQAQIAHHYDRTIPIRQFWE from the coding sequence ATGCTCAGTAAAATTATGTCTCCGCCGGCAATTGACTGGCAATCCAAGTTCAGGCGCAGGCTCGAATTGGTTCAAAATGAGGCTTTAAAACGCTATTACGCGGCGGGTATTCCTGAACCGGACACTCCGGTTGAAGATGTGACGTTTCTGGCGATGGATTTTGAAACCACAGGTCTGGACCCGCAGGACAACGACATTATCACGATCGGAACGGTGCCATTTAATCTCAACCGGATATGGATCGGTCAGGCAAAGCAGTGGATCGTGAATCCCCGCAAGCAGCTTGAGGAAGAGTCTGTTGTCATTCATGGGATTACACATTCTGATATTCTGCATGCGCCCGATTTATCGCTGGTTTATCAGGAGGTGTTGGCGCAGATGGCTGGAAAAATTATGGTGGTGCATTATCAGAAAATCGAACGGGAATTCTTTGACCGGGCTTTGCAACTCCGTATTGCTGAAGGTATTGAGTTCCCGCTGATTGACACGATGCGGGTAGAAACCCAAATTCAGCAAAAACGGAATGGTGGCATTCTTAAGCGGCTTCGGGGGTATAAACCCGAATCTGTCAGGCTGGGGCTCAGTCGTTCCCGTTATGGCCTGCCACTGTATACCCCACACCATGCGCTTACCGATGCTGTGGCAACAGCAGAATTGTTTCAGGCGCAGATTGCACATCATTATGATCGCACAATCCCGATCCGGCAGTTTTGGGAATGA
- a CDS encoding DUF294 nucleotidyltransferase-like domain-containing protein has product MEAELLEIKNFLAQYPPFDELEDDVLQDITRHIEISYYREDTPIIHFGDVIRDLYVVRSGVVEIYRRKGELYNRLGEGALFGQMGLLTNNKVRFPAKAVRDTLLYCIPETVFQQLYDHHESFADFVELEDTARLRQAVSISHEQNDLTTSKLRTLLTSTAPFVAKTEPVQQVAIKMAEENISALLVVDPEITADDDDETNPLVGIITDRDLCTRVLAAGVSPETEVAAVMTTEVISLDHNAYVYEAMLTMLRYNVHHLPVLKNKQPIGIIEATDIVRYESQNSLLLVSRIFQQQSIEELAALAGQVKDSFVRLVNEDANSHMVGSAMSVIGRSFKQRIIELAEEALGEPPVPYCFVALGSMGRDEQILVTDQDNAIIVDNTFNREKHDRYFAELAKRVCDGLDQCGYAYCTGDIMATNPDWRMTRAEWEACFADWIDDPNPKALLNASIFFDLDGVYGRLKWAEQLNGFIVRRARKNNRFLACLARNAINRTPPLGFFKDFVVEKDGQHKNSINLKRRGTAPLADLIRVHALAVGSRSKNSFERLDDIHEAGILPGGKARDLRDALEFISMVRIRHQADDVENGIEPDNNIEPEKLSDFERRNLKDAFQILSNAQNFLKFRYVANKNLT; this is encoded by the coding sequence ATGGAAGCAGAGTTACTGGAAATTAAAAACTTTCTTGCCCAATACCCGCCATTTGATGAGCTGGAAGATGATGTACTGCAGGACATCACCCGGCATATTGAAATTTCTTATTATCGCGAAGATACGCCGATTATTCATTTTGGTGATGTCATCCGTGATCTGTACGTGGTGCGAAGTGGTGTCGTGGAAATTTATCGCCGTAAAGGTGAACTATACAATCGCCTTGGTGAAGGCGCACTCTTCGGCCAGATGGGATTATTAACCAATAATAAAGTCCGCTTTCCCGCTAAAGCAGTAAGAGACACGTTGCTTTACTGTATTCCCGAAACCGTGTTTCAACAGCTCTATGATCATCATGAAAGTTTCGCAGATTTTGTTGAACTCGAAGATACCGCCCGCTTGCGTCAGGCAGTATCAATCAGTCACGAACAAAATGATTTGACCACATCTAAACTCCGGACGCTGCTGACCAGTACCGCACCTTTTGTCGCGAAAACTGAGCCGGTACAGCAAGTTGCGATCAAAATGGCGGAAGAGAATATTTCTGCATTGTTGGTGGTTGATCCGGAAATCACAGCAGATGATGACGATGAGACGAATCCGCTGGTCGGTATTATTACGGACCGGGATCTGTGTACCCGTGTGCTGGCTGCCGGGGTGAGCCCGGAAACTGAAGTCGCTGCGGTGATGACAACCGAAGTGATTTCACTCGATCATAACGCCTATGTGTATGAAGCGATGCTGACGATGCTGCGATATAACGTGCACCACCTGCCGGTGCTGAAAAATAAACAGCCGATCGGCATTATTGAAGCGACAGATATCGTTCGTTATGAATCCCAGAACTCATTGTTGCTGGTCAGCCGTATTTTCCAGCAGCAAAGCATTGAAGAACTGGCTGCCCTCGCCGGGCAGGTGAAAGACAGTTTTGTACGTCTGGTGAATGAAGATGCCAACTCTCATATGGTTGGTAGTGCGATGTCTGTGATTGGACGGAGTTTTAAACAGCGGATTATTGAACTGGCTGAAGAAGCGCTGGGTGAGCCGCCGGTGCCTTACTGCTTTGTTGCTTTAGGCTCGATGGGACGCGATGAACAGATTCTTGTGACCGATCAGGATAACGCCATTATTGTGGATAATACGTTTAACCGGGAAAAACATGACCGCTACTTTGCTGAACTGGCAAAGCGTGTGTGTGATGGCCTTGATCAGTGTGGTTACGCATATTGCACCGGGGACATCATGGCAACCAATCCGGACTGGCGGATGACCAGAGCGGAATGGGAAGCATGTTTTGCCGATTGGATCGATGATCCGAATCCGAAAGCCTTGCTGAATGCTTCGATCTTCTTTGACCTTGACGGGGTTTACGGGCGACTGAAATGGGCGGAACAGCTGAACGGGTTTATTGTCCGGCGTGCACGGAAGAATAACCGTTTTCTGGCCTGTCTGGCCCGTAACGCGATCAACAGGACGCCACCTCTGGGTTTTTTCAAGGATTTTGTGGTGGAAAAAGATGGGCAACATAAGAACTCCATCAACCTGAAACGTCGCGGTACGGCACCGCTGGCAGATTTGATCCGGGTGCATGCGCTTGCGGTTGGGTCGCGTTCGAAAAACTCATTTGAACGACTGGATGACATTCATGAGGCAGGTATTTTACCCGGAGGAAAAGCACGGGATCTGCGTGATGCGCTTGAATTTATTTCTATGGTTCGTATCCGTCATCAGGCAGATGATGTCGAAAATGGTATTGAACCGGACAACAATATCGAGCCTGAAAAGCTGTCTGATTTCGAACGGCGGAACCTCAAAGATGCATTTCAGATTTTGAGTAATGCGCAGAATTTCCTGAAATTCCGTTATGTAGCCAACAAGAATCTCACATGA
- a CDS encoding sensor histidine kinase — protein sequence MSGRIKMFRKGAGYSLKRELAICFMLVALFSVVFYSTLLVTFFDRGVDTAINFSMVLNARKFAHEYEKNPDVQPSSFLTDFYFDSLEQTRNKYGDLFAGTDLKPGEYAFFEPPDDDGSYYYVIYHLVLHDGRKLYVVSNFDSELSQPEDYADLADTEKQMFYAGMGYLFLILAGFGLYSWRLGGLTQKLSEWVSRLTVENLNEKRPGFVYREFELVADSMAGSLRQNAALVEREKAFLSHASHELRTPLAVMRVNVEYLKRLPLPALSHDVIERLDMSGEKMQLIIETLLWLNRKNAQDPALERFNLRQVVAGIMSDLDYLTHENDVEVTLKCDADIEIELPVMPFHIVLSNLIRNAFQYTQEGWIHCSADHRAVVIHNCDTGTETQQQAISFGFGLDLTQQVCKRLGWQLDIEENHGGMIARLVLPACLS from the coding sequence ATGTCCGGCAGAATAAAGATGTTCCGGAAAGGAGCCGGCTACTCACTGAAAAGGGAATTAGCAATTTGTTTTATGCTGGTTGCCTTGTTCTCGGTTGTGTTTTATAGCACTTTGCTGGTGACTTTTTTTGATCGGGGAGTGGATACTGCCATTAATTTTTCCATGGTGCTGAATGCCCGGAAATTTGCTCATGAATACGAAAAGAATCCTGATGTTCAGCCGTCTTCGTTTCTGACTGACTTTTACTTCGATAGCCTTGAACAAACCAGAAACAAGTATGGTGATCTGTTTGCCGGAACCGACCTTAAGCCCGGAGAATACGCTTTTTTTGAGCCCCCGGATGATGATGGCAGTTATTACTATGTGATTTACCACTTGGTGTTGCATGATGGCAGAAAACTGTATGTGGTTTCTAATTTTGATTCAGAATTGAGTCAGCCTGAAGATTACGCGGATCTGGCGGATACAGAAAAACAGATGTTTTATGCCGGGATGGGTTATCTGTTTTTGATTCTGGCCGGATTTGGCCTTTATTCCTGGCGACTGGGAGGCCTGACCCAGAAATTATCTGAATGGGTCAGTCGTTTGACCGTCGAAAATCTGAATGAAAAGAGACCGGGGTTCGTTTACCGGGAATTCGAATTGGTGGCTGATAGTATGGCCGGTTCGCTTCGGCAGAATGCTGCATTGGTGGAGCGGGAAAAGGCCTTTTTGTCTCACGCTAGTCATGAATTGAGGACCCCGCTTGCCGTCATGCGTGTCAATGTAGAATACCTGAAACGTCTTCCATTGCCGGCTCTCTCTCATGATGTGATAGAAAGACTGGATATGTCCGGGGAAAAGATGCAATTGATTATCGAAACTTTGCTATGGCTGAACCGGAAAAATGCACAAGACCCTGCGTTGGAAAGATTCAATCTCAGACAAGTTGTTGCCGGAATCATGTCTGACCTGGATTATTTAACTCATGAAAATGATGTTGAGGTGACTCTCAAATGTGATGCCGACATTGAAATTGAGTTACCTGTGATGCCTTTTCATATCGTTCTGAGTAATTTGATTCGAAATGCTTTCCAGTATACGCAGGAAGGCTGGATACATTGTTCTGCCGATCATCGTGCTGTTGTGATTCATAATTGTGATACCGGTACGGAAACTCAGCAACAGGCGATCAGTTTTGGTTTTGGACTGGACCTGACTCAGCAGGTTTGTAAAAGGTTAGGCTGGCAACTGGATATTGAAGAAAATCATGGCGGAATGATTGCCCGGCTGGTATTGCCGGCATGTCTTTCTTAA
- a CDS encoding response regulator transcription factor, with the protein MKEKQIHVLLIEDDRHLSQSIADYLKLDDIICDFAYNGHTGLNLAKSNHYDVILLDLMLPRVNGLNVCQQLRSHGNDTPILMLTAKDTLDDKVAGFDAGTDDYLVKPFAMKELVVRTKSLSRRKSGQTHKLVVADLIYDVKAKRITRSGQLIRLTPANQLLLEALMRKSPAVVSREALENILWPDELPETSNLRVQVYQLRQQIDKPFAVPLIHTVQKLGVRIGDGASCPAE; encoded by the coding sequence ATGAAAGAAAAGCAGATTCATGTCCTGCTGATTGAGGATGACAGACATCTTTCACAATCGATTGCCGATTATTTGAAGCTCGATGATATCATTTGTGACTTTGCTTACAACGGTCATACCGGGCTCAATCTGGCAAAATCCAATCACTATGACGTGATTTTGCTTGATTTGATGCTTCCGCGCGTGAATGGTCTGAATGTTTGTCAGCAACTCAGATCCCATGGAAATGACACACCCATTCTGATGCTGACCGCGAAAGATACGCTGGATGATAAAGTAGCCGGATTTGATGCCGGTACCGATGATTATCTGGTAAAACCCTTTGCCATGAAAGAGTTGGTGGTGCGAACCAAATCATTATCCCGGCGCAAGAGCGGACAAACACACAAGCTGGTCGTCGCTGACCTGATTTATGATGTCAAAGCAAAACGGATTACCCGGTCCGGGCAATTGATCCGCCTGACGCCTGCTAACCAGTTATTGTTAGAAGCACTGATGCGAAAAAGTCCCGCTGTTGTCAGCCGGGAAGCGCTGGAAAACATTTTATGGCCTGATGAATTGCCTGAAACAAGTAATCTCCGGGTGCAGGTATATCAGTTAAGGCAACAAATCGATAAGCCTTTTGCTGTGCCGTTAATTCATACGGTGCAAAAGCTGGGGGTCAGAATAGGGGATGGAGCATCATGTCCGGCAGAATAA
- a CDS encoding S41 family peptidase, whose translation MRSHPKCLRWLLCASVSISVSACGDNNSETSNSYYYGLWQHTGYGDIYRLNENKAQIYQFNSEGCLIAESMSPETMKQKYFPGATLSSDNMTITSQGAGHPFTSTYERLFFLPDICQSQNLLDKSSSPVRVYNFFWANMNDYYAFFSERGVDWNEVYQQAQTRLSDDMTDEALFEVIQTSLSGFSDDHIFLSSGDDSFSPAAPKGVLQVLIQGFLNQTQFTTVEAYAADALTKITAIQQQMMDSGSVHVIHGATTDPIYGTERMVWGTFNQGSIGYFRPNVMQLELSETDTDSEQLVNHVVSAMDQVMQDLTDTDAIIIDMRFNGGGEDGASQEIASRFNAAKQQVLGRFTRTITGEGDLYWIDLPESSRTTAYTKPVMILTSGSTVSAGETFMIMMKSLPQVTIMGESTSGSLSDALHKTLPNGWEMSLSNEVYIDPQYQAYEVTGVPPDIAIVPFRLSDITENKDTALSAAIVRAEAM comes from the coding sequence ATGCGGTCTCACCCAAAATGTCTGCGCTGGCTGCTCTGCGCCTCAGTGTCAATCTCAGTCTCTGCCTGTGGAGACAACAATTCAGAAACAAGCAATAGCTATTACTATGGCCTGTGGCAACATACCGGTTATGGCGATATCTACCGGCTGAATGAAAACAAAGCCCAAATTTACCAGTTCAATAGTGAAGGCTGTCTGATCGCTGAATCCATGTCCCCTGAAACAATGAAGCAGAAATATTTTCCCGGTGCCACACTGTCATCCGACAATATGACCATCACCTCACAGGGGGCGGGTCATCCTTTCACCAGCACATATGAGCGGTTATTCTTCCTGCCCGACATTTGTCAGTCCCAAAACTTACTGGACAAGAGCAGTTCGCCGGTCCGTGTTTACAACTTTTTCTGGGCCAATATGAATGATTACTATGCTTTCTTTTCGGAGCGCGGAGTCGACTGGAATGAAGTTTATCAGCAAGCCCAGACCAGACTGAGCGACGACATGACAGACGAAGCGCTGTTTGAGGTCATACAAACATCTCTCAGTGGTTTCTCGGATGATCATATTTTTCTGTCTTCCGGTGACGACAGTTTCTCTCCGGCCGCGCCCAAAGGGGTGCTACAGGTTCTGATACAAGGGTTTCTCAACCAAACCCAGTTCACAACGGTTGAAGCTTACGCAGCAGATGCGCTGACGAAAATCACGGCAATTCAACAGCAAATGATGGATTCAGGCAGTGTTCATGTCATCCATGGGGCCACCACCGATCCCATCTACGGCACCGAACGCATGGTCTGGGGCACATTCAATCAGGGAAGTATCGGCTATTTTCGCCCAAATGTGATGCAGCTGGAACTTAGTGAAACCGACACAGACTCAGAACAGCTGGTGAATCATGTGGTTTCGGCGATGGATCAGGTCATGCAGGATCTGACCGACACCGACGCCATCATCATTGATATGCGATTCAATGGTGGCGGTGAAGATGGTGCCTCGCAGGAAATCGCCAGCCGGTTTAATGCTGCCAAACAGCAGGTTCTGGGCCGGTTTACCCGAACAATCACCGGAGAAGGTGACTTGTACTGGATTGATCTGCCCGAATCATCCCGAACAACCGCCTATACCAAACCCGTGATGATTCTCACCAGCGGCAGCACCGTCAGTGCTGGTGAAACTTTCATGATCATGATGAAGTCTCTGCCCCAGGTCACCATCATGGGCGAATCAACCAGTGGATCTCTGTCTGATGCACTGCATAAAACACTGCCCAATGGCTGGGAAATGAGTCTGTCAAATGAAGTCTATATCGACCCTCAATATCAGGCTTATGAAGTTACCGGTGTCCCGCCGGATATTGCAATCGTGCCATTCCGTCTGAGCGATATCACCGAAAATAAAGACACAGCGTTAAGTGCAGCGATTGTGCGGGCTGAAGCGATGTAA
- a CDS encoding carbon-nitrogen hydrolase family protein yields MTSELKDGPGQILRVAAAQAQPVAGDIAANVRQSVALIRQAAEQGARVVVLPEKFLSGYEPDLIQSDPAEYTIHCGDDRLAPVAEVCRELGIYAVVGAATSEGEHIYISSLCFNDQGEHFMTYHKRALFCTETGLFTPGSTSGSFDVDGWKFGLAICYDSGFGEHARSAAVAGCDAYLVSAMFSRGNGFHESRIWMPARALDNTMYVLMSNHVGTTGGWLACGASGIWGPDGHLLTEAAENKPDVVTAELDPVVLQQIRSKESMLSDFKVRYACLGAGGDY; encoded by the coding sequence ATGACATCTGAATTGAAAGATGGCCCCGGTCAAATATTACGTGTCGCAGCTGCGCAGGCACAGCCGGTCGCCGGAGATATTGCCGCTAATGTCCGTCAGTCTGTGGCGTTGATCCGTCAGGCTGCTGAGCAAGGTGCCAGAGTTGTTGTGCTGCCAGAGAAATTTCTCAGTGGCTACGAGCCGGATTTAATTCAATCTGATCCGGCAGAATATACCATTCATTGTGGTGACGACAGGCTCGCACCTGTTGCTGAGGTTTGCCGTGAGCTGGGCATTTATGCGGTGGTAGGCGCTGCAACCAGCGAAGGAGAGCACATTTATATCAGTTCACTGTGCTTTAACGATCAGGGTGAGCACTTTATGACCTATCATAAACGTGCTCTTTTCTGTACAGAAACCGGTTTGTTTACGCCCGGCTCAACATCCGGCAGCTTTGATGTCGATGGCTGGAAATTCGGTCTGGCTATTTGCTATGACTCCGGGTTTGGCGAACACGCGCGTTCAGCGGCTGTTGCCGGGTGCGATGCTTATTTAGTCAGTGCCATGTTTAGCCGGGGAAATGGTTTCCACGAATCCCGTATCTGGATGCCGGCACGGGCACTGGATAATACGATGTATGTTTTGATGTCGAATCATGTTGGGACAACCGGCGGCTGGCTGGCGTGCGGGGCCAGCGGTATCTGGGGGCCTGATGGTCATTTGCTCACTGAGGCAGCAGAAAATAAGCCGGATGTTGTGACGGCGGAACTTGATCCAGTCGTCTTGCAACAGATCCGCTCTAAAGAATCCATGCTGAGTGATTTTAAAGTCCGGTATGCTTGTTTGGGAGCCGGTGGGGATTATTGA
- a CDS encoding GNAT family N-acetyltransferase: protein MRHIYRYRNGPDDKLIQYGDNLAQMIEHRKQMKISLLADCPAATPQLAQWYFDEWAHKDPETTLASVTEKVALGALNRDQLPVAFVVQLENQPVGAGELKYRELAEYPGMHDWLDGIYVPAAHRGKGISTLLIEFAKQKATELALPALYLRCEAHNVKLYEKHGFHIICARQHKLIMGCELADQY, encoded by the coding sequence TTGCGTCATATATACCGATACCGGAATGGTCCGGATGACAAGCTGATTCAGTATGGCGATAATCTGGCACAAATGATTGAGCACAGAAAACAGATGAAAATTTCGTTATTAGCCGACTGCCCGGCAGCCACACCGCAGCTGGCTCAATGGTACTTTGATGAATGGGCACACAAAGACCCGGAGACGACACTGGCGAGTGTGACGGAAAAAGTCGCATTAGGTGCGCTCAACAGAGACCAGCTTCCTGTTGCTTTTGTGGTCCAGCTGGAGAATCAACCCGTCGGCGCGGGGGAACTGAAATACCGGGAATTAGCCGAATATCCGGGAATGCATGACTGGCTGGATGGTATTTATGTCCCGGCGGCACATCGCGGCAAAGGCATCTCAACCCTGTTAATTGAGTTTGCCAAACAAAAAGCGACTGAACTTGCCCTGCCCGCTCTGTATCTGCGCTGTGAAGCTCATAATGTCAAACTTTATGAAAAACATGGTTTTCATATCATTTGTGCCAGGCAGCATAAATTGATTATGGGCTGTGAATTAGCGGACCAGTATTGA
- a CDS encoding MmyB family transcriptional regulator: protein MHQDNLKLLGDFLRAKRESIQPETIGLPKPSRSRTRGLRRDDVAYNSGISTIWYSKIERGQVTGISPQVLTAISDTLKLTKSEYEYICNLVSLRISATNDPCSTISDHTSHLLSQLNPFPALVMNDYLNIVSCNEAFNLMIGFSFDSLIPEEKNYLHLTIKNSQWQKFLHIEDQEKLTTQITRMAGFLRNALAKRPHDLILNQKIDSFIELSPAFEQAWLDNTVLKPEELSYIYKHALLGSITLDKQLWWNMHGDSSSRINIYHPQNDADKKRLTDILKNMNESE from the coding sequence ATGCATCAGGATAACCTCAAGTTATTAGGCGATTTCTTACGGGCTAAGAGAGAAAGTATTCAGCCTGAAACGATTGGTCTGCCAAAGCCATCAAGATCAAGAACCAGAGGATTAAGAAGAGATGATGTCGCATATAACTCCGGCATCAGTACCATTTGGTACAGTAAGATTGAACGGGGTCAGGTAACAGGAATTTCACCCCAGGTGCTGACTGCAATCTCAGACACACTCAAGTTAACCAAATCAGAGTATGAGTATATCTGTAATTTAGTTTCCCTCCGGATAAGCGCCACCAATGATCCATGTAGTACGATTTCTGATCATACGTCTCATCTGCTTTCTCAGCTGAATCCATTTCCTGCACTGGTGATGAATGACTACCTGAATATTGTCTCATGTAACGAAGCCTTTAATCTGATGATAGGTTTTTCTTTTGACTCTCTGATTCCGGAAGAAAAAAACTACTTACATTTAACGATTAAAAATTCTCAGTGGCAAAAATTTCTGCATATTGAAGATCAGGAAAAATTAACAACACAAATTACCCGGATGGCTGGCTTTCTCCGTAATGCCCTGGCAAAACGTCCTCATGATTTAATTCTAAATCAAAAAATAGATAGTTTTATCGAGCTTTCGCCTGCATTTGAGCAAGCCTGGCTGGATAATACGGTTTTGAAGCCGGAAGAACTCTCATATATCTATAAACATGCTTTGCTTGGCTCCATAACATTAGATAAGCAGTTATGGTGGAATATGCATGGAGACTCAAGCAGCAGGATTAATATCTATCACCCACAAAATGATGCAGATAAAAAGCGATTGACAGACATCCTGAAAAATATGAATGAATCAGAATAA
- a CDS encoding multidrug effflux MFS transporter — protein sequence MNNKLHGPLFLAILSTLMAFASLSTDIYLPAMPVMAKDLQGDAELTVTGFLIGFALAQLVWGPISDALGRRLPLFIGMVMFTIGSAGCALSTDIQQIVFWRVFQAFGACTGPMLARAMIRDSFTRTRAAQMLSTLLFIMAIAPIAGPLAGGQIIRVTSWHAVFWLLVVIGGLMFLSLFILPETLPPEKRVKVSLSGAFRNYFMLLSNREFMRYTLCLTFFYVAAYAFMTGSPFVYISFFGVDPQYFGWLFALNIVGVMVMSLLNRRLVLHYSLESLLKIAVGVAAFATLILALVVKMQVGGVVAVVVSIFMFFSMNGIIAANSTTAAMEAAPSMAGSASALIGSLQYGSGIVSSLLLAFFRDGTPWTMAWIMLVFAFASVVMLLYRAKSTSAGEAAHSGL from the coding sequence ATGAACAATAAGCTACATGGGCCGCTATTTTTGGCGATCCTCAGTACGTTGATGGCGTTCGCATCTTTATCAACGGATATATATTTACCTGCGATGCCTGTGATGGCAAAAGATTTACAAGGTGATGCAGAACTGACAGTCACCGGTTTTCTCATTGGTTTTGCATTAGCACAACTGGTTTGGGGGCCGATCAGTGATGCACTGGGCCGCCGCCTCCCCCTGTTTATTGGTATGGTGATGTTTACGATTGGCTCGGCCGGGTGTGCATTGTCAACGGATATTCAGCAAATCGTTTTCTGGCGGGTGTTTCAGGCATTTGGTGCCTGTACCGGGCCGATGTTGGCAAGGGCGATGATCCGTGATTCTTTCACCCGCACCCGCGCGGCGCAAATGCTTTCGACTTTGCTCTTTATTATGGCGATTGCCCCGATTGCAGGGCCGTTGGCTGGCGGACAAATCATCAGGGTGACCAGCTGGCATGCTGTGTTTTGGTTGTTGGTGGTGATTGGCGGGCTGATGTTTCTTTCACTGTTTATCCTGCCGGAAACATTGCCACCGGAAAAACGCGTGAAAGTCTCATTATCGGGGGCATTCCGGAATTACTTCATGCTGCTCAGCAACCGGGAGTTTATGCGTTACACGCTATGTCTGACTTTTTTCTATGTTGCTGCGTACGCCTTTATGACCGGATCGCCGTTTGTTTATATCAGCTTTTTTGGTGTTGACCCGCAGTACTTCGGTTGGCTGTTTGCCCTCAATATTGTTGGGGTGATGGTGATGAGTCTGTTGAACCGGCGTCTGGTGTTGCATTATTCACTGGAGAGCTTGCTGAAAATTGCCGTGGGCGTGGCGGCATTTGCCACACTGATACTGGCTTTGGTGGTGAAAATGCAGGTTGGTGGGGTTGTTGCTGTTGTGGTGAGCATATTTATGTTCTTTTCAATGAATGGCATTATTGCTGCAAACTCAACGACTGCAGCAATGGAAGCCGCTCCCTCGATGGCGGGATCCGCGTCGGCGCTGATTGGTTCGTTGCAGTATGGCAGTGGCATTGTCTCTTCACTGTTACTGGCGTTTTTTCGCGATGGTACACCGTGGACGATGGCGTGGATCATGTTAGTTTTCGCTTTTGCAAGTGTTGTCATGCTTCTGTATCGCGCTAAATCAACGAGTGCCGGTGAGGCTGCCCATTCCGGCCTTTGA
- the cspE gene encoding transcription antiterminator/RNA stability regulator CspE: MSNKTTGSVKWFNETKGFGFITPDNGGADVFVHFNAIAADGFKTLAEGQQVSFDVEQGAKGPQAANVTPV; encoded by the coding sequence ATGTCTAATAAAACAACTGGTTCAGTAAAATGGTTTAACGAAACAAAAGGTTTCGGTTTTATCACTCCGGATAACGGCGGCGCAGATGTCTTCGTTCACTTTAATGCGATTGCTGCAGACGGTTTCAAAACTCTTGCAGAAGGCCAACAAGTGAGCTTTGACGTCGAGCAAGGTGCCAAAGGCCCTCAAGCTGCGAACGTGACTCCCGTTTAA